The DNA region CCCAATCTTCATGACATCAGCCTTGGCAAGAATAGACTGAACAGTCCATCTGGCGAGCTTGCAGCTGTTGTTCTTCATCTCAGTGGCGACTACAGCACCACGCTGAGACACAAGCTTGGTCCTCCAGTCaaggccaccaccgctgcctTGAGCCTTGCTGTCAAACTCGTTGAGAGCGTGGACAGTGACGAACTGGTTCTCGTTGTTGAGAGCGCTCTTTTGCACCGCATCCAACTCGGTGCGGACGATAAGATAAGTGGGGCTCTCCTCGGTGGTGGAAAGATCGAACCGTCTATACTTGTAGGCCTTGGACGCAGGGGGCACGGACTCCTCGGGGGAGTAGAAGGGGTTCTCGTGAGCCATGCTGACCTTGTGCTGCTCAAGCACAACCTGGTTGGCAAAGTTGTGGTTGATATAGGTAGCCTCCTCCGCGAGCGCGGTGGGCTGGTTGATAGAATCCTTGGATCCCTCGGAAGCCTCGAGCGGCGCATCGGCGGCGTTCTCGTTGACGGTGACCATGTCAAGAGCGGCGTTGTCGCGCTTGTCAAAGAAGACCTTGTTGCCCTGTCTGACAATGACGATATCCCAAGAGTAGACGGAACGGGGGGCGCACATCAGCATCGAGAGAATGCTATCAGTGGCGAAGATggtcgcctcctccttgtcagCGAGCTCCTGGATGATAGGATCCACAGAGGTCGTGACGTTGTAGGCAGCACGGTCAAGCGCAAGAAGCTTGCGCTCCGAATTCTTGACTGGTGGCTTGTCGTAGGAGCGGTCGTAGGCATTTACGAAACCGTAGCTGTCGATATCCTCACCCTCGTCCGTCTCGAGGTTCAGCTTGCTAAGACGGTTGTAGTCAATCTCCTCAAGCAAGGTCCAGTTGGGCTTGATGTTGATCGAAGCATCACGGTTACGAGCAGGCTTGTCGTAATCCTTCCAGCCAAAGCGACGACCGCCGCGAGCATTGCCGCCACCGCGGGCACCGCCCCGGCTGTCATAGCCTCCGCCATATTGCCCACCGCGACCGGCACGCTGGAACTGTTGACGACCACCGGCGGCTCTGGcatctccccttccaccgcgCTGGCCACCGCGGCCACGGGTGAACACGGCACCACGGCCGAAGCGGGTCTTGGTTGAGTCGCGAACGTTGGAGACAACGGAGAAGgaagcctcgtcctcggcgaCAGGAGGAGTGAACAGAGAAGCGGAACCGGCACCATAGACTTGTTGGTCTGGAGAGAGCAGATGTTAGTACGCATAGCAGATACAAATCGCACGTATGCGAGCGATGACCCCTTGCGACAGGTCCATCCAGCACCCACCTCTAAAGTTCCTGTTGAATTGCTGTCTGCCACCACGGCCGTCTCTGCCATCCTTGTTGTCGGTCCAGTCAGCCATGCGACCGAGCTTGTCGCTCTTGGAGAATGGGGCGTAGGGAACGCCGTTGAGGGTAGTCTCGGTGGTAATCGGGGGGCCCCAAGTGCCCTCATGCTCGGGCAACGAGTTGATCAGGTCGACCAGGGCCGATTcgcctggtggtgggacaGCCATATTGGGTTGTGTTGATGTGGAATAAGAGTTGGGCTGCTGAAGGTATGCTCCGGATGATGTCCAATAAGTAGTGATCGTAGAGTGAGCCGAGATCCGGTGCTGTGGCGGTTGCGACGTGAATGCGGAGTTGCAGCAGTTTGACAGAGGGCT from Podospora pseudoanserina strain CBS 124.78 chromosome 1, whole genome shotgun sequence includes:
- a CDS encoding hypothetical protein (EggNog:ENOG503NUQV; COG:J); this translates as MYLTSRKPCSRRVWYLLFCHRPSCPSALCYRKRLPHTHNTPPREFHFLKNSPLSNCCNSAFTSQPPQHRISAHSTITTYWTSSGAYLQQPNSYSTSTQPNMAVPPPGESALVDLINSLPEHEGTWGPPITTETTLNGVPYAPFSKSDKLGRMADWTDNKDGRDGRGGRQQFNRNFRDQQVYGAGSASLFTPPVAEDEASFSVVSNVRDSTKTRFGRGAVFTRGRGGQRGGRGDARAAGGRQQFQRAGRGGQYGGGYDSRGGARGGGNARGGRRFGWKDYDKPARNRDASINIKPNWTLLEEIDYNRLSKLNLETDEGEDIDSYGFVNAYDRSYDKPPVKNSERKLLALDRAAYNVTTSVDPIIQELADKEEATIFATDSILSMLMCAPRSVYSWDIVIVRQGNKVFFDKRDNAALDMVTVNENAADAPLEASEGSKDSINQPTALAEEATYINHNFANQVVLEQHKVSMAHENPFYSPEESVPPASKAYKYRRFDLSTTEESPTYLIVRTELDAVQKSALNNENQFVTVHALNEFDSKAQGSGGGLDWRTKLVSQRGAVVATEMKNNSCKLARWTVQSILAKADVMKIGFVSRANPKTNDKHVILGVVGWKPKDFANQMNLQLSNGWGIVRTIADMVLQQPEGKYILVKDPNKNILRLYQVPAGSLDDEEEEVAEPVQEAEE